The stretch of DNA CCGGCGGCACGGGTTACATCGAGCGGGCCGTGCAGCTCGAGTTCGGATCGCTCACCGACCAACGACCCACAGGCACCCATCCAATCGCTCCGCTGATCGCCGGTCTCGCGCCCGACGCCTTCACCGACTTCCGTGCCGAGGTCGTCGCCCTGGAGATCGAGCGCACTTTCTGGGAAAAGGCCACTATCCTGCATGCCGAGTATCACCGGCCGCCCAAACAGCCGATCCGGGACCGCTTCGCGCGGCACTATGCGGACTTCGCGGCGCTGTGGAACCACCCCGGTGGGCGTGCGGCGGCCAGCCGTCTCGATCTGCTGGAACGGGTGCGAATCCACAAGAGCAGATTCTTTGGATCCGCCTGGGGGAACTACGAGGCGGCAATCCCGGGCACTTTGCGGCTCACCCCACCCAATAGTCGCGTGGCTGAGTTGCGGCGCGACTACGCGGCCATGGAACCAATGTTTCTTTCGCCCCCGCCGAGTTTCGATGCCGTGCTCGATACCCTACGCGACGCGGAAAGAACCATCAACCGGCCATGAACCGGTCGAGCGTCGCCTTCTTCATCATGGCTCCCGTCCTCTTCCTGGTAGCCTGCGCCACACCGCCTCCTCCCGCCCCGACACTCGCGGACGGACGATGGGAGGGCGTGGCCGAAGTTGATGGGAAATTGACCCGGGTCACGGTCGACGTCACGCGCGGCGCCGACGGCCCCCCGGTCGCCGTCCTCAGCGTCCCCGACGAGCGGCTCCTGTCGAAACCGCTGAGCCGTCTTCGATGGGAGCCGGCCGGGGTCCACTTCGAGCTCCAGGCCCCTGAGCAAACGATCGTCTTCGACGGCGCGCCGGACGGCGGGGGTATCGCCGGCACTCTTCGGGGCGGGAACGTGTCGGCGGCGCTCGCCTTCCGTCGCGTCGGCCCCGTGCCCGCGCCTCCGTACACCGAGACGGAGGTTCATTTCCGGAACGGCGATGTCGCACTCGCGGGCTCTCTCCTCCTCCCGCCGGGCCCGGGCCGCCATCCGGCGGTAATCCTCATCCACGGGTCGAGCACGCCGAGCCGGAACGACTTCCGGTTCTACGGCGATCTCTTCGCGCGGCGGGGCATCGCCGCGTTGATTTTCGACAAGCGGGACGGGGGCGGCGGCGCGGGGGGCGCGGCCCGGTACGGCCTGCGCGATCTCGCAGGGGATGCCCTCGCGGCCGTCGCCCTTCTCAAGGGGCGCGACGACATAGACGAGCGCGAAATCGGTCTCTGGGGGCACAGCCAGGGAGGATGGGTCGCTCCCATCGCGGCCGCCACGTCGCGGGACGTCGCCTTCGTGATCAGCTTCTCGGGGCCGGGCGTCAGCTACGCCGAGGTGAGCCGGTACGCCGACACGGCGCGGCTCCGCGCCCACGGAGCGACCGAGGCCGAGATCCTCGAGGCGACGGCCGCGCTCGCGCGCGAGGACGACTTCGTGAGGCGCGGCGGAGATGAGCGCGAGCT from Acidobacteriota bacterium encodes:
- a CDS encoding nucleotidyl transferase AbiEii/AbiGii toxin family protein, whose translation is MTAFATLAAPEQAAAYATVTGQTGIATVILEKDFWVCWLLGKIFATPALGDDCVFKGGTSLSKVFGAIDRFSEDVDLGLSPASLGWNESDLDDAPSATQRLKRMKKVEADCASAVQACFLPELVAVVRAGLGERANRGDWLVYTNDAAAHSPVVRFHYPSVLAGGTGYIERAVQLEFGSLTDQRPTGTHPIAPLIAGLAPDAFTDFRAEVVALEIERTFWEKATILHAEYHRPPKQPIRDRFARHYADFAALWNHPGGRAAASRLDLLERVRIHKSRFFGSAWGNYEAAIPGTLRLTPPNSRVAELRRDYAAMEPMFLSPPPSFDAVLDTLRDAERTINRP
- a CDS encoding alpha/beta fold hydrolase; amino-acid sequence: MAEVDGKLTRVTVDVTRGADGPPVAVLSVPDERLLSKPLSRLRWEPAGVHFELQAPEQTIVFDGAPDGGGIAGTLRGGNVSAALAFRRVGPVPAPPYTETEVHFRNGDVALAGSLLLPPGPGRHPAVILIHGSSTPSRNDFRFYGDLFARRGIAALIFDKRDGGGGAGGAARYGLRDLAGDALAAVALLKGRDDIDEREIGLWGHSQGGWVAPIAAATSRDVAFVISFSGPGVSYAEVSRYADTARLRAHGATEAEILEATAALAREDDFVRRGGDERELQAFLDDAWSRPWASQTTLPRRVPTVEEIRDELRWRDNDLDPADFWGRIEVPVLVMFGELDDVVPVAASAERIAAALKRAGNRDVTIRIFPKAGHTIQPAPDFLDTMLDWTVRRVKGGPPS